One genomic region from Arthrobacter sp. D5-1 encodes:
- a CDS encoding DUF3846 domain-containing protein, whose amino-acid sequence MIAIVEGQTVNTCTALIIPANLAEPARVEPINAGLDNLQTLVAGNIEAVTVDDWHFYLNEEGKIMQLAPNRRAAQLVLEETGVLADVYCGDVVVLGETADGDEADVPEHLIDTAQQLFGLHQTTA is encoded by the coding sequence ATGATTGCAATCGTTGAAGGACAAACCGTGAACACCTGCACAGCATTGATCATCCCAGCCAACCTGGCCGAGCCGGCACGCGTCGAACCCATCAACGCCGGTTTAGACAACCTGCAAACCCTTGTGGCCGGAAACATCGAAGCCGTCACCGTCGATGACTGGCACTTCTACCTGAATGAAGAAGGCAAGATCATGCAGCTTGCACCGAACCGCCGCGCCGCCCAGCTGGTGCTGGAAGAAACCGGCGTTCTGGCAGACGTGTACTGCGGTGACGTCGTTGTCTTGGGCGAAACCGCTGACGGCGACGAAGCAGACGTCCCCGAACATCTGATTGACACCGCGCAACAGCTTTTCGGACTCCACCAAACCACCGCCTAG